From a single bacterium genomic region:
- a CDS encoding ABC transporter ATP-binding protein: protein MIEIRDLSKRFGKKVVLDGLSLTVPKGKSTVVIGGSGTGKSVLIKCAVGLIRPEAGEIRIDGQDIIRMDERELVRVRRRFGMLFQGSALFDSMDVGENVAFVLRRLKMYPERQIREVVEEKLSMVGLRDIQRLMPAELSGGMKKRVGLARAIASEPDILLYDEPTTGLDPIMADVINDLIISLRETLGVTSIAITHDMASAYKIADQIAMLYKGKIIEVGTPEQIRTTSNPVVAQFVQGRAHGPITDESEEFVRFVSR from the coding sequence GTGATCGAGATCCGGGATTTGAGCAAGCGCTTCGGGAAAAAGGTGGTCCTCGACGGCCTTTCGCTGACCGTTCCGAAGGGAAAGAGCACCGTCGTCATCGGCGGAAGCGGCACGGGGAAGTCGGTCCTCATCAAGTGCGCGGTGGGGCTGATCCGCCCCGAGGCGGGGGAGATCCGGATCGACGGGCAGGACATCATCCGGATGGACGAACGGGAACTGGTCCGGGTCCGCCGCAGGTTCGGGATGCTCTTCCAGGGGTCGGCCCTGTTCGACTCGATGGACGTGGGGGAGAACGTGGCGTTCGTCCTGCGGCGCCTGAAGATGTACCCGGAGCGCCAGATCCGGGAGGTGGTGGAAGAGAAGCTCTCGATGGTCGGGCTTCGCGACATCCAGCGGCTGATGCCCGCGGAGCTGTCCGGCGGCATGAAGAAGCGCGTGGGGCTGGCCAGGGCGATCGCTTCCGAGCCCGACATCCTGCTGTACGACGAGCCGACGACGGGGCTGGACCCGATCATGGCGGACGTCATCAACGACCTGATCATCTCGCTGCGGGAGACGCTCGGGGTGACCTCGATCGCGATCACCCACGACATGGCCTCCGCCTACAAGATCGCGGACCAGATCGCGATGCTGTACAAGGGAAAGATCATCGAGGTGGGGACGCCGGAGCAGATCCGGACGACGTCCAACCCGGTGGTCGCGCAGTTCGTGCAGGGGCGCGCGCACGGCCCCATCACCGACGAGAGCGAGGAGTTCGTCCGCTTCGTCAGCCGGTGA